In a single window of the Nicotiana tomentosiformis chromosome 10, ASM39032v3, whole genome shotgun sequence genome:
- the LOC104104529 gene encoding AP-1 complex subunit gamma-2-like gives MNPFSSGTRLRDMIRAIRACKTAAEERGVVRKECAAIRAAISENDQDYRHRNIAKLMFIHMLGYPTHFGQMECLKLIASPGFPEKRIGYLGLMLLLDERQEVLMLVTNSIKQDLNHTNQYIVGLALCALGNIGSAEMARDLAPEVERLLKFRDPNIRKKAALCSIRIIRKVPDLAENFINPAAALLSEKHHGVLITGVQLCIDLCKISTEALEYFRKKCTDGLVKILKDLTNSPYAPEYDVSGITDPFLHIRLLRLLCALGQDDADASDAMNDILAQVATKTESNKNAGNAILYECVATIMSVEDNGGLRVLAINILGRFLSNRDNNIRYVALNMLMKALAVDSQAVQRHRATILECVKDTDPSIRKRAVELVYLLVNESNVKPMTKELIEYLEASDPEFRGDLTAKICSIVEKFSPEKIWYIDQMLKVLPKAGNYVKDEVWHSLIVVITNASNLHGYAVRLLYRAVQAAGEQETLVRVAVWCIGEYGDILVNNAGRLDIEEPLTVTESDAVDVVETSIKSHSFDLTTRAMCLIALLKLSSRFPSCSQRINDIIVQYKGSFVLELQQRAIEFNSVIERHQNIRPSLVERMPVLDEATYSGRKAGSLPAAGSTSQGVSVNLPNGVAKPSAAPLVDLLDLSSDDVPAPSSSGGDFLQDLLGVDLAPVSSQSGTNQAQKSGTDVLLDLLSIGTPPANSSPSTTQVSPSNVDVRSPVDLLDRLSSPSAPSVQVSSTAGSSPMLDLLNGFPSSPSIPVTEGNCPAYPSIVAFDSSSLKLMFNFSKQPGNPQTILIEASFTNKSQEVLTNFIFQAAVPKFLQLHLDPASGNTLPANGNGSITQKLKITNSQRGKKSLVMRIRIAYKVNNKDVLEEGQINNFPRDL, from the exons ATGAATCCCTTTTCCTCCGGCACGCGTCTTAG GGACATGATTCGGGCTATCCGTGCTTGCAAAACTGCAGCAGAGGAGCGTGGTGTAGTAAGAAAAGAGTGTGCTGCTATTAGAGCTGCAATCAGTGAAAATGATCAAGATTATAGACATCGTAATATTGCGAAGCTAATGTTCATTCACATGCTGGGTTACCCCACACACTTTGGTCAAATGGAATGCTTGAAGCTGATTGCTTCTCCAGGATTTCCAGAGAAAAGAATAGGATATCTTGGCCTAATGTTGTTGCTTGACGAAAGACAAGAAGTTTTAATGTTGGTTACCAATTCTATAAAGCA AGATCTTAACCATACCAACCAATATATTGTTGGACTTGCTCTTTGTGCCCTGGGGAATATTGGTTCTGCAGAAATGGCTCGTGACCTTGCACCTGAAGTTGAAAGGTTGCTAAAGTTTAGAGATCCTAATATCCGAAAGAAG GCAGCGCTTTGCTCTATAAGAATTATAAGGAAGGTCCCCGATCTCGCTGAAAATTTTATAAACCCTGCAGCAGCCTTGTTAAGTGAGAAACACCATGGGGTTCTCATTACAGGCGTCCAGCTTTGTATAGATCTATGTAAAATTAGTACAGAGGCTCTTGAATATTTCAGAAAG AAATGCACAGATGGTTTAGTCAAAATTCTCAAGGATCTCACGAACAGTCCATATGCGCCTGAGTATGACGTTTCTGGCATTACAGATCCTTTCCTCCATATAAGATTGCTTAGGCTCTTGTGTGCTTTGGGACAAGATGATGCCGATGCCAGTGATGCTATGAATGATATTCTTGCTCAG GTGGCAACAAAAACTGAATCAAACAAAAATGCAGGCAATGCTATTCTTTATGAATGTGTTGCAACTATCATGAGCGTTGAAGATAATGGCGGCTTGAGGGTACTTGCTATTAATATTTTGGGAAGATTTTTGTCCAACCGTGATAACAATATCAG ATATGTTGCACTGAACATGTTGATGAAAGCTCTGGCTGTAGATAGTCAAGCAGTGCAGAGGCATCGGGCAACAATTTTGGAATGTGTGAAG GATACCGATCCATCGATTCGTAAAAGAGCCGTTGAACTTGTGTATCTCTTAGTAAACGAAAGCAATGTGAAGCCTATGACGAAGGAGTTAATTGAATATCTAGAAGCAAGTGATCCGGAGTTTAGGGGAGATCTCACTGCCAAAATATGTTCGATTGTGGAAAA GTTCTCACCAGAGAAAATTTGGTACATTGATCAGATGCTCAAAGTTCTCCCTAAG GCTGGAAATTATGTGAAGGATGAGGTGTGGCATTCTCTGATTGTGGTGATAACAAATGCTTCTAACCTCCATGGTTATGCAGTACGGTTGTTATACAGAGCAGTGCAAGCAGCAGGGGAACAG GAAACTCTCGTTCGAGTTGCAGTTTGGTGCATTGGAGAATATGGTGACATTTTAGTAAATAACGCTGGAAGGCTTGATATAGAAGAACCACTGACA GTAACAGAATCTGATGCTGTGGATGTTGTGGAGACTTCCATTAAGAGCCATTCATTTGATCTCACTACTCGGGCGATGTGTTTGATTGCTTTGTTAAAGCTGTCGAGTCGCTTTCCATCTTGTTCACA GCGGATAAATGACATCATTGTTCAGTACAAAGGCAGCTTTGTGCTTGAACTGCAGCAGAGAGCTATTGAATTTAACTCGGTAATTGAGAGGCATCAGAATATCAG GCCTTCACTTGTCGAAAGAATGCCAGTTCTTGATGAAGCAACCTACAGTGGAAGGAAGGCTGGCTCTTTGCCAGCAGCTGGATCAACATCTCAAGGAGTATCAGTTAATCTTCCAAATGGAGTTGCCAAGCCTAGTGCTGCCCCTCTTGTTGACTTACTTGATCTTAGTTCAGATGATGTCCCTGCACCTAGTTCTTCTGGTGGAGACTTTCTTCAGGATCTTCTTGGTGTTGATCTGGCTCCAGTGTCTTCACAATCAG GTACAAATCAGGCTCAAAAGAGTGGCACCGATGTTTTACTGGATCTTCTGTCAATTGGAACACCACCTGCTAATAGCAGCCCATCTACAACTCAGGTGTCGCCCTCCAATGTTGACGTTAGAAGTCCGGTGGATCTATTAGATAGATTGTCTTCACCTTCGGCTCCTTCAGTTCAAGTCTCGTCTACAGCTGGAAGTTCTCCTATGTTGGATTTATTGAATGGGTTCCCTTCCAGTCCATCAATTCCTG TTACAGAAGGCAATTGTCCAGCATATCCATCAATAGTTGCATTTGATAGCAGCTCTTTAAAATTAATGTTCAACTTCTCAAAGCAGCCTGGAAACCCTCAGACAATACTTATTGAAGCTAGTTTTACAAACAAGTCACAAGAAGTTCTCACAAACTTTATTTTCCAAGCTGCAGTACCAAAG TTTCTTCAACTGCACTTGGATCCAGCAAGTGGTAATACGCTACCTGCAAATGGTAATGGATCAATCACGCAAAAGTTGAAAATCACAAACAGCCAACGTGGCAAG AAATCCCTTGTCATGCGCATACGGATAGCTTATAAGGTGAATAATAAAGACGTATTAGAGGAAGGCCAAATCAACAATTTTCCTCGTGATTTGTGA
- the LOC104104530 gene encoding RING-H2 finger protein ATL46-like, which produces MSSSSSGNKISPAVLFIIVILAIIFFISGILHLLVRYLMKHRFSSQSARDPEMSDSGSYQRQLQQLFNLHDSGLDQSFIDALPVFLYKDIMGLKEPFDCAVCLCEFSEQDKLRLLPLCSHAFHISCIDTWLLSNSTCPLCRGSLFTPGFCIENPIFYFDDTTRDECCGGGVSENGSVIVGPKLHEDIDSKISSRRVFSVRLGKFKNTNNGILEIEKREMGETSNSNLDSRRCFSMGSFQYVVADSELQVALCPNSAKSNGVDGGGHQLRGNVKGKSGQNGNSANDGDNYGKRINLGNRGESFSVSKIWLWSKKDKFHNSADNVSLPWTDHHRAPPV; this is translated from the coding sequence ATGTCATCATCTTCATCTGGAAATAAAATTAGCCCAGCTGTTCTTTTTATCATAGTAATATTAGCTATCATATTCTTTATTTCTGGTATTCTCCATTTGTTAGTTAGGTATTTAATGAAACATAGGTTCTCTTCACAATCTGCTAGAGACCCTGAAATGTCTGATTCTGGTTCCTATCAAAGGCAATTACAACAACTTTTTAATCTACATGATTCAGGTTTAGATCAGTCCTTTATTGATGCACTCCCTGTGTTTCTTTACAAAGATATAATGGGTTTAAAAGAACCATTTGATTGTGCTGTTTGTCTTTGTGAATTCTCAGAACAAGACAAGTTAAGGCTGCTCCCTTTATGTAGTCATGCTTTTCATATAAGTTGTATAGACACATGGCTTTTGTCAAATTCTACTTGCCCACTTTGTAGAGGGAGCCTTTTTACACCTGGTTTTTGTATTGAAAATCCAATCTTTTACTTTGATGATACAACAAGAGATGAATGTTGTGGTGGTGGGGTTTCAGAAAATGGAAGTGTTATTGTTGGTCCAAAATTACATGAGGATATTGATAGTAAGATCAGTTCAAGAAGGGTGTTTTCTGTTAGACTTGGCAAATTCAAGAACACAAACAATGGTATTCTTGAAATTGAGAAAAGGGAAATGGGAGAGACTAGTAATAGTAATTTGGATTCAAGAAGGTGTTTTTCAATGGGGTCTTTCCAATATGTGGTGGCTGATTCAGAATTGCAAGTGGCATTGTGTCCCAATAGTGCTAAAAGTAATGGTGTAGATGGTGGTGGTCATCAATTGAGGGGAAATGTGAAAGGGAAAAGTGGACAAAATGGAAATTCTGCAAATGATGGGGATAATTATGGGAAAAGGATAAATCTTGGAAATAGAGGGGAGAGTTTTTCTGTTTCCAAGATCTGGCTCTGGTCCAAGAAGGATAAATTTCATAATTCTGCTGACAATGTAAGTTTGCCATGGACGGATCATCATAGAGCTCCACCTGTTTGA